From a single Nostoc edaphicum CCNP1411 genomic region:
- a CDS encoding diflavin flavoprotein — translation MSKNKPRDVQVYPIATDTRILRSRSWSRLRFEIEYALAKGTTANSYLIESDKNAIIDPPGETFTQIYLEALQQRFHLEDLDYVILGHVNPNRAATLKALLEIAPQITFVCSNPGAINLRAALENPDLQILVMRGEETLNLGNGHNLQFIPTPNPRYADQLCTYDPQTEILYTDKLFGAHVCGDQVFDEGWEVYNEDRRYYFDCLMAPHARQVETALDKLVDFPVRMYANGHGPLVRYGLIELTKAYREWSQQQTSADLTVALIYASAYGNTATLAQAIARGITKAGVAVESINCEFTEPEEIRAAVEKAGGFIMGSPTLGGHAPTPVQTALGIVLSTATNNKLAGVFGSFGWSGEAVDLIEGKLKDAGYRFGFDTIRVKFKPNDATLQLCEEAGTDFAQALKKARKVRSPSQPATTVEQAVGRIVGSLCILTAKEGDRSSAMLASWVSQASFNPPGLTIAVAKDRAVETLTHTGNKFVLNILKEGNHLGLMKHFLKPFGPGQDRFADVAAQETESGSPILTDALAYVECSVQNRMESGDHWLVYATVESGKLLDNDGVTAVHHRKSATHY, via the coding sequence ATGTCAAAAAATAAACCCCGTGACGTTCAAGTTTATCCAATAGCTACAGATACAAGAATACTGCGATCGCGCAGTTGGTCAAGGCTCAGATTTGAAATTGAATATGCTCTTGCTAAGGGTACAACTGCTAATTCTTATTTAATCGAAAGCGATAAAAACGCAATTATCGATCCTCCAGGGGAAACGTTTACGCAAATTTATTTAGAAGCGTTACAGCAACGTTTCCATCTCGAAGACCTAGATTATGTAATTTTGGGACACGTAAATCCTAACCGCGCCGCAACTTTAAAAGCTTTGTTAGAAATTGCCCCACAAATAACCTTTGTGTGTTCTAATCCAGGGGCGATAAATTTACGTGCAGCGCTAGAAAATCCAGATTTGCAAATTCTTGTGATGCGGGGCGAAGAAACCCTAAATTTGGGTAATGGACATAATTTACAATTTATTCCCACCCCCAATCCCCGCTATGCAGATCAACTCTGCACCTACGATCCGCAAACAGAAATTCTGTATACAGATAAGTTATTTGGGGCGCACGTTTGCGGAGATCAGGTATTTGATGAAGGCTGGGAAGTATATAACGAAGATCGGCGCTATTATTTTGATTGCCTTATGGCTCCCCACGCCCGTCAAGTTGAAACGGCACTTGATAAACTTGTCGATTTTCCAGTGCGAATGTACGCCAATGGACACGGGCCTTTGGTGCGCTATGGCTTAATCGAACTGACTAAAGCTTATCGAGAATGGAGTCAACAGCAAACATCTGCTGACTTGACAGTGGCATTAATTTATGCATCAGCTTATGGGAATACAGCAACCTTAGCCCAAGCGATCGCTCGTGGCATTACAAAAGCTGGCGTCGCTGTAGAATCGATTAACTGCGAATTTACTGAACCAGAAGAAATCCGGGCGGCTGTGGAAAAAGCTGGTGGTTTCATTATGGGTTCTCCTACCCTTGGCGGTCATGCACCAACACCGGTGCAAACAGCTTTAGGAATTGTCCTATCCACCGCGACTAATAATAAACTTGCTGGTGTTTTTGGTTCTTTTGGCTGGAGTGGGGAAGCAGTTGATTTAATTGAGGGTAAATTGAAAGATGCTGGTTATCGGTTTGGTTTTGACACCATCCGCGTGAAATTCAAACCCAACGATGCCACCTTACAATTATGTGAAGAAGCCGGAACCGACTTTGCCCAAGCACTCAAAAAAGCTAGAAAAGTGCGATCGCCAAGCCAACCTGCAACAACTGTAGAACAAGCAGTTGGGCGGATTGTAGGCTCTCTTTGCATTCTCACAGCCAAAGAAGGCGATCGCTCCAGTGCCATGTTAGCTTCTTGGGTATCTCAAGCCAGCTTTAATCCACCTGGTTTAACCATCGCCGTCGCCAAAGACCGGGCAGTAGAAACATTGACGCATACAGGAAATAAATTTGTCCTCAATATTCTTAAAGAAGGGAATCATTTGGGATTGATGAAGCACTTCCTCAAACCTTTTGGCCCAGGACAAGACCGATTTGCTGATGTAGCCGCCCAAGAAACTGAAAGCGGTTCTCCCATACTTACAGA
- a CDS encoding diflavin flavoprotein → MVALTEKTEKRLTIQTVDIAQETTAIRSLDWDRDRFDIEFGLQNGTTYNSFLIRGEQTALVDTSHEKFRQLYFDTLTRLINPTDIDYLIISHTEPDHSGLVKDLLQMAPEITVVGSKVAIQFLEDLVHQPFKRRIVKNGDRLDLGNGHEFEFVIAPNLHWPDTIFSFDHKTKVLYTCDAFGLHYCSDSTFDEDLAAIEEDFHYYYDCLMGPNARSVLSALKRMAELKTIDMVATGHGPLLSHNVEELIGRYRTWSQTQAKPETVIGIFYVSEYGYSDRLAQAIANGIGKTGVAVEIVDLGSEVDLQELRELVSRCAGLIVGLPPASGAANIQSALSTVLGSAKEKQAIGVFEAGGGDDEPIDPLLSKFRNLGLTTVFPAIRIKQTPTENTYKLCEEAGTDLAQWVTRDRSIKAMKSLSADLDKALGRISGGLYIITAKKGDVSSAMLASWVSQASFKPLGFSIAVAKDRAIESLMQVGDRFVLNVLEEGNFQPLMKHFLKRFAPGADRFEGVRTQSAENGAPILNDALAYMECEVISRMDCGDHWAVYSTVYAGRVSKPEALTAVHHRKVGNHY, encoded by the coding sequence ATGGTAGCGCTCACCGAAAAAACTGAAAAACGGCTCACCATACAGACTGTGGACATTGCTCAAGAGACGACGGCTATTCGCTCTTTGGACTGGGATCGCGATCGCTTCGATATTGAGTTTGGCCTGCAAAACGGTACTACTTATAACTCGTTTCTTATTCGCGGGGAGCAGACTGCCTTAGTTGACACCTCCCACGAAAAGTTTCGTCAACTATATTTTGATACGCTTACCAGACTAATCAACCCAACAGATATTGATTATTTAATTATCAGCCACACTGAGCCAGACCACAGCGGTTTAGTTAAAGATTTACTGCAAATGGCTCCAGAAATTACCGTTGTCGGTTCTAAGGTGGCGATTCAGTTTCTAGAGGATTTGGTACATCAGCCATTCAAACGGCGGATTGTGAAAAATGGCGATCGCTTAGATTTGGGCAATGGTCATGAATTTGAATTCGTAATTGCCCCAAATTTACATTGGCCGGATACAATTTTCAGCTTCGATCACAAAACCAAAGTTCTCTACACCTGCGATGCTTTTGGTTTGCACTATTGCTCAGATAGCACCTTTGATGAAGACTTAGCGGCGATCGAAGAAGACTTTCATTACTACTACGATTGCTTGATGGGGCCAAATGCACGTTCAGTTCTCTCTGCCCTGAAGCGAATGGCGGAACTGAAAACCATCGATATGGTTGCTACAGGACATGGGCCATTACTATCTCACAATGTTGAGGAACTAATTGGACGTTATCGCACCTGGAGCCAAACCCAAGCCAAGCCAGAAACGGTAATTGGAATATTTTACGTTTCCGAATACGGATATAGCGATCGCCTGGCGCAAGCAATTGCCAACGGTATCGGTAAAACCGGTGTTGCCGTGGAAATTGTCGATTTGGGATCTGAAGTCGATTTACAAGAACTGCGCGAACTAGTTAGCCGTTGTGCTGGATTAATCGTTGGTCTACCTCCGGCTTCTGGCGCTGCGAACATTCAATCTGCACTCAGCACAGTTTTAGGATCAGCTAAAGAAAAGCAAGCCATCGGTGTTTTTGAAGCAGGTGGTGGCGATGATGAGCCAATAGATCCTTTGCTGAGTAAATTCCGCAATTTGGGTTTGACAACTGTTTTTCCAGCGATTCGGATTAAACAAACGCCTACGGAAAATACTTACAAGCTGTGTGAAGAAGCAGGTACAGACTTAGCTCAATGGGTAACACGCGATCGCAGTATCAAAGCCATGAAATCCCTTAGTGCTGACTTAGATAAAGCACTAGGTAGAATCAGCGGCGGACTATATATTATTACTGCTAAAAAAGGCGATGTTTCCAGTGCGATGCTAGCCTCTTGGGTGAGTCAAGCTAGCTTTAAACCTTTGGGATTTTCCATTGCAGTAGCCAAAGATCGGGCAATTGAATCACTCATGCAAGTAGGCGATCGCTTTGTTCTCAACGTTTTAGAAGAAGGCAATTTCCAACCACTCATGAAACACTTTTTAAAACGGTTCGCCCCTGGTGCAGATCGCTTTGAAGGTGTGAGAACTCAGTCAGCCGAAAATGGTGCGCCTATTCTCAACGATGCCCTCGCCTACATGGAGTGTGAAGTCATCAGTAGAATGGATTGTGGCGACCACTGGGCAGTATACAGCACAGTCTACGCCGGACGGGTTTCTAAGCCAGAAGCTTTGACTGCTGTACATCACCGTAAAGTCGGTAATCATTATTAG
- a CDS encoding pantothenate kinase — protein sequence MKPQRQRENREKIWLALEIGNSRLHWALFLGETLYSAWDTDYLPESVIQHLAEYQTLDDLLEKIFLPSQQAESLTKTLPLCPLLLASVVPSQTAIWQTYPNTCVITLDQIPLTGVYPTLGIDRALALWGAGKAWGFPMLVIDAGTALTFTAADANQCLLGGAILPGLGLQFATLGQKTGQLPLVEMHNIASLVPRFGLNTTEAIQSGVIYTLIAGIKDFIEAWWHLCPDGKIAIKGGDRTLFLNYLQALYPEIAARLIMESNLIFWGMREIVINGG from the coding sequence GTGAAACCGCAGAGGCAGCGAGAAAACAGAGAGAAAATTTGGTTAGCGTTGGAAATTGGTAATTCCCGACTGCATTGGGCATTGTTTCTAGGCGAAACACTCTATTCCGCTTGGGATACTGACTATCTTCCTGAGTCTGTCATACAACACCTAGCTGAATATCAAACCCTAGATGATTTACTAGAGAAAATTTTTCTGCCCAGCCAGCAAGCTGAATCTCTAACAAAAACTCTACCTCTGTGCCCTCTCCTACTAGCCTCCGTAGTTCCTAGCCAAACTGCTATTTGGCAAACTTATCCAAATACTTGCGTTATTACCTTAGACCAAATACCACTAACAGGTGTGTATCCCACACTAGGAATTGACCGCGCTTTAGCTTTGTGGGGTGCGGGGAAAGCTTGGGGTTTTCCAATGTTGGTGATAGATGCTGGTACAGCGCTAACTTTTACAGCTGCGGATGCTAACCAATGTCTGCTTGGAGGCGCAATTCTGCCGGGATTAGGTTTACAGTTTGCGACTCTCGGTCAAAAGACAGGACAATTACCATTAGTAGAAATGCACAATATTGCCTCTCTAGTACCACGTTTTGGGCTGAATACTACAGAAGCAATTCAAAGTGGAGTAATTTACACATTAATAGCTGGAATCAAAGATTTTATTGAGGCGTGGTGGCATTTATGTCCTGATGGGAAAATTGCAATTAAAGGTGGCGATCGCACTTTATTCCTAAACTATCTGCAAGCTTTGTATCCTGAGATTGCAGCACGTTTGATTATGGAATCAAATTTAATATTTTGGGGAATGCGGGAAATAGTAATAAATGGTGGTTAA
- a CDS encoding alpha/beta fold hydrolase yields the protein MDTLFRNSRRKLSQGLLFWREVGEKTPIIFLHGAWNESSQWLSVMESLAQDFHCFAPDLLGFGESENPNIHHSIDLQVECLAEFLQAVKLEKVYLVGHSLGGWIAASYALKYPEKVDGVVLLAPEGVEIPGQEQHCRKMRRLLNYPPLIVKLLRSLIPLTKILGWHEKIAQDLQLRQELSRYPIACQLLFKRRQVEIEAELVQKQLYMIDAPVFILQGGQDTPDALAKSRVYAQLMPKVELKMIAHAGNDLPESCAGVAAIEIREFIEGILKSHNLNELN from the coding sequence ATGGATACACTATTCCGTAACTCGCGGAGAAAGCTCTCTCAAGGGCTATTATTCTGGCGTGAAGTCGGTGAAAAAACTCCTATAATTTTTTTACATGGTGCTTGGAATGAGAGCAGTCAATGGTTATCTGTGATGGAGTCTCTTGCACAAGATTTTCATTGTTTTGCACCTGATTTGTTAGGGTTTGGTGAATCAGAGAATCCAAATATCCACCATTCGATAGATTTACAAGTAGAGTGTTTAGCGGAGTTTTTGCAAGCTGTAAAGCTAGAAAAGGTGTATTTAGTAGGGCATTCTCTTGGGGGGTGGATTGCTGCTAGCTATGCTTTAAAGTATCCAGAAAAAGTTGACGGTGTGGTACTGCTAGCACCAGAGGGTGTAGAGATACCAGGACAAGAACAGCATTGCCGAAAGATGCGGCGATTATTGAATTATCCACCACTAATAGTTAAATTGTTGCGATCGCTAATTCCCTTGACTAAAATTCTGGGTTGGCATGAAAAAATTGCGCAGGATTTGCAATTACGTCAGGAATTGTCGCGTTACCCGATAGCTTGTCAGTTACTTTTCAAACGACGACAAGTAGAAATTGAGGCGGAATTAGTGCAAAAGCAGCTTTATATGATAGATGCCCCAGTTTTTATCTTACAAGGTGGCCAAGATACACCAGATGCTTTAGCCAAGAGCCGGGTTTATGCTCAACTGATGCCAAAAGTCGAGTTGAAAATGATTGCCCATGCCGGAAATGACTTACCAGAATCTTGTGCTGGGGTTGCGGCGATCGAGATTCGGGAGTTTATTGAAGGTATTTTAAAAAGCCATAATTTGAACGAATTAAATTAG
- a CDS encoding NUDIX hydrolase, whose product MNVIAFFPAAVQSTRSLWRIGQTVLGIIFRHPITGTSIIPILPDGRIVLIRRRDDGLWALPGGMVDWGEDIPNTVRRELIEETGLELVKINRLVGVYSAPDRDPRIHSICIVVEAEVHGTMEIQDTLEVMEIQAFSPSFLPSGQMSHDHTRQLQDYLNGLTTLA is encoded by the coding sequence TTGAACGTTATTGCTTTTTTTCCGGCAGCTGTCCAGTCCACACGTAGCTTATGGCGTATTGGACAAACAGTATTGGGTATAATATTTCGTCATCCCATTACTGGCACTAGTATCATCCCAATTTTACCCGATGGTCGGATAGTACTGATCCGGCGGCGTGATGATGGTCTTTGGGCATTGCCTGGAGGAATGGTGGATTGGGGAGAAGATATTCCCAACACAGTCCGCCGGGAATTGATCGAGGAAACCGGACTAGAATTGGTGAAAATTAACCGTTTGGTAGGAGTTTACTCTGCACCAGACCGTGATCCCAGAATCCATTCAATTTGTATTGTGGTTGAAGCCGAGGTACATGGGACAATGGAAATTCAGGATACTTTAGAAGTTATGGAAATCCAAGCTTTTTCTCCCAGTTTCCTACCTTCAGGACAGATGTCTCACGACCATACTCGGCAGTTGCAAGACTACTTGAATGGCTTGACAACACTGGCATAA
- the argH gene encoding argininosuccinate lyase, with the protein MTEKQTWSQRFESALHPAIARFNASIGFDIELIEYDLTGSQAHAKMLAHTGIISPEEGKQLVAGLEQIRQEYRQGKFQPGVDAEDVHFAVEHRLTEIVGDVGKKVHTARSRNDQVGTDTRLYLRDQIQQIKSELREFQGVLLDIAEKHVETLIPGYTHLQRAQPVSLAHHLLAYFQMAQRDWERLGDVSRRVNISPLGCGALAGTTFPIDRHYTAKLLNFDDIYANSLDGVSDRDFAIEFLCAASLIMVHLSRLAEEVILWSSEEFRFVTLKDSCATGSSIMPQKKNPDVPELVRGKTGRVFGHLQAMLVIMKGLPLAYNKDLQEDKEGLFDSVNTVKASLEAMTILLREGLEFRTQRLAEAVAEDFSNATDVADYLAARGVPFREAYNLVGKVVKTSIAAGKLLKDLKLEEWQKLHPAFSEDIYEAISPRQVVAARNSYGGTGFAQVSKALIAARAQIDR; encoded by the coding sequence ATGACCGAAAAACAAACTTGGAGCCAGCGGTTTGAATCAGCATTGCATCCAGCGATCGCTCGTTTTAATGCCAGTATAGGTTTTGATATTGAATTAATAGAATATGACCTGACTGGTTCTCAAGCTCATGCCAAAATGCTCGCTCATACGGGCATTATCTCCCCAGAAGAAGGAAAGCAACTGGTTGCCGGTTTAGAACAAATTCGCCAAGAGTACCGCCAAGGTAAATTTCAGCCTGGTGTCGATGCTGAAGATGTACATTTTGCAGTTGAACACCGACTGACAGAAATTGTCGGCGATGTGGGTAAAAAAGTGCATACGGCGCGATCGCGTAATGACCAAGTTGGCACTGATACCAGACTTTACCTGCGCGACCAAATTCAACAAATTAAAAGCGAATTGCGAGAATTTCAAGGTGTTTTACTAGATATAGCCGAAAAGCACGTTGAAACCTTGATCCCAGGCTATACTCACCTACAACGCGCCCAACCCGTGAGTTTAGCTCACCACCTTTTGGCATACTTTCAAATGGCGCAACGTGACTGGGAACGCTTAGGAGATGTTTCTCGCCGTGTGAATATCTCACCTTTGGGGTGCGGTGCTTTAGCGGGAACTACTTTCCCCATCGATCGCCACTACACAGCCAAACTATTGAATTTTGATGATATTTATGCCAACAGCCTCGATGGAGTGAGCGATCGCGATTTTGCGATCGAATTCTTGTGTGCTGCTAGCTTGATTATGGTTCACCTCAGCCGTCTTGCAGAAGAAGTCATTCTTTGGTCATCTGAGGAATTTCGCTTTGTCACCCTCAAAGATAGCTGTGCTACTGGTTCCAGTATCATGCCCCAAAAGAAAAACCCTGATGTCCCAGAATTGGTACGGGGGAAAACAGGACGTGTATTCGGCCATCTGCAAGCAATGTTGGTGATTATGAAGGGGCTACCCCTGGCATATAACAAAGACTTACAAGAAGATAAAGAAGGTCTATTTGATAGCGTTAACACAGTCAAAGCCTCTCTAGAAGCGATGACGATTTTGCTCAGGGAAGGCTTGGAATTTCGTACCCAGCGGTTAGCAGAAGCTGTGGCGGAAGATTTTTCCAATGCTACCGATGTAGCAGATTATCTGGCAGCACGGGGTGTTCCTTTCCGGGAAGCTTATAACCTTGTGGGTAAGGTGGTAAAAACTAGTATTGCCGCAGGTAAACTGCTGAAAGATTTGAAATTGGAAGAATGGCAAAAACTACATCCCGCATTTTCAGAAGATATTTATGAGGCGATATCCCCCCGTCAAGTTGTAGCAGCCCGTAATAGTTACGGTGGTACTGGCTTTGCACAGGTAAGTAAAGCACTCATAGCCGCTCGCGCTCAAATAGATCGATAG
- the larB gene encoding nickel pincer cofactor biosynthesis protein LarB, with the protein MTDEKILRSLLEAVANGKVTPDTALDSLKNLTYESVGEFAKIDHHRQLRTGFPEVIWGPGKTPDQIAQIMEVMRLRNPVVMATRIEPAVYEALQSKVSDLRYYQSARICAIAPLTIEPQFQGEIGILSAGTADLPVAEEAAVTAELSGFQVQRLWDVGVAGIHRLLSNRHLIESASVLIVVAGMEGALPSVVAGLASCPVIAVPTSIGYGASFGGLAPLLTMLNSCAAGVGVVNIDNGFGAAVLAGQILRTAEKLRLASAVS; encoded by the coding sequence ATGACTGATGAAAAAATATTGCGATCGCTCCTCGAAGCGGTTGCCAATGGTAAAGTTACCCCAGATACGGCATTAGACTCACTCAAAAACTTAACTTATGAATCTGTGGGTGAATTTGCCAAAATTGACCACCATCGCCAGCTAAGAACTGGTTTCCCAGAAGTGATTTGGGGCCCTGGCAAAACTCCCGATCAAATTGCTCAAATTATGGAGGTGATGCGCCTTCGCAACCCCGTGGTGATGGCGACTCGCATTGAACCAGCAGTTTATGAGGCACTCCAATCAAAAGTTAGCGATTTGCGATATTACCAATCGGCGCGAATTTGTGCGATCGCTCCCCTTACCATCGAACCACAATTCCAAGGTGAAATTGGTATTCTTTCTGCTGGTACTGCCGATTTACCCGTTGCCGAAGAAGCCGCTGTCACCGCTGAACTTTCTGGTTTTCAGGTACAGCGCCTCTGGGATGTTGGCGTTGCTGGAATTCACCGTTTATTAAGTAACCGTCACCTGATTGAGTCAGCATCGGTGTTGATTGTAGTGGCGGGGATGGAAGGCGCTTTACCTAGCGTTGTCGCTGGTTTAGCGAGTTGTCCAGTAATTGCTGTACCCACCAGCATCGGTTATGGTGCAAGTTTTGGTGGTTTAGCGCCTTTATTGACAATGCTCAACTCTTGTGCGGCGGGAGTAGGCGTAGTAAATATTGATAATGGTTTTGGTGCAGCAGTGTTAGCGGGGCAAATTTTGCGGACTGCCGAGAAATTGCGGTTGGCATCGGCTGTATCTTGA
- a CDS encoding ABC transporter substrate-binding protein, giving the protein MKFFSTIFLAIKHFWLPIILTSATALTLTGCNPTNFKSSAAQVPQLVSAILSDPKTFNYPLSQESPNVFPLIYEGLTTENPITGKIEPALAESWEIADDKLRFVFSLRQGLKWSDGEPLTADDVVFTFNQIYLNEAIPADARDVLRIGESRALPKVRKIDAQRIEFTTPEPFAPFLGTLGLPILPAHTLEPFIKTKDQEGKPIFLSKWGVDTPPDQIIVNGPYKLERYDTSQRVVFRRNPYYWRKGPKGESQPYIERVIWQIVESTDTSLLQFRSGGLDTVGVSPDYFSLLKVQEEQGNFKIFNGGPATGTTFVLFNLNKGKRNGKPLVDPVKSRWFNTVEFRQAVAYAIDRQTMINNTFRGLGQPQNSPISVQSPYYLSPKEGLKVYNYNIEKAKELLLKAGFKYNNNQLIDAQGNRVRFSLLTNAGNKIREAIGSQIKQDLSKIGIQVDFTPLAWNTYTDKLSNSLDWEVSMLGLTGGLEPNDGANVWSPEGGLHMFNQKPQAGQKPIEGWEVAPWEAEIAKLYIQGARELDPAKRKEIYAETQRITQENLPFIYLVNPLSMSAVRNRFEGIQYSALGGAFWNIHEIKITN; this is encoded by the coding sequence ATGAAATTTTTTAGCACAATATTTCTGGCAATTAAACATTTTTGGTTGCCAATAATTTTGACTTCAGCAACAGCACTTACACTTACCGGCTGCAACCCTACTAACTTCAAAAGTTCAGCCGCTCAAGTGCCGCAATTGGTAAGTGCCATTCTCAGTGATCCTAAAACTTTTAACTACCCTCTCAGCCAGGAATCTCCCAATGTTTTTCCTCTGATTTATGAAGGATTAACTACTGAAAATCCCATAACTGGCAAAATCGAGCCTGCCTTAGCAGAATCTTGGGAAATTGCTGATGATAAATTGCGGTTTGTTTTTAGCCTACGTCAGGGATTGAAATGGTCTGATGGAGAACCCTTAACAGCAGATGATGTAGTATTTACCTTCAACCAAATTTACCTGAACGAAGCTATACCCGCAGATGCTAGAGATGTGTTACGGATTGGTGAAAGTCGAGCATTACCAAAGGTACGAAAAATCGATGCTCAACGGATTGAATTCACAACTCCAGAACCATTTGCACCGTTTTTGGGAACTTTAGGACTGCCAATTTTACCTGCCCATACCCTCGAACCATTTATCAAGACAAAAGACCAAGAGGGTAAGCCCATATTTTTGTCAAAGTGGGGCGTTGATACGCCTCCAGATCAAATTATCGTTAACGGTCCTTACAAGCTAGAACGCTACGACACAAGTCAGCGTGTAGTGTTCAGACGTAACCCCTACTATTGGCGCAAAGGCCCGAAAGGAGAATCTCAACCTTATATTGAACGGGTTATCTGGCAAATTGTAGAATCAACAGATACATCTTTGCTACAATTTCGTTCTGGCGGATTGGATACTGTGGGAGTTTCACCAGATTATTTTTCTTTGCTAAAGGTGCAGGAAGAACAAGGGAATTTCAAAATTTTTAATGGTGGGCCAGCAACTGGTACGACATTTGTTTTATTCAATTTAAATAAAGGTAAAAGGAATGGAAAACCGCTGGTTGATCCAGTTAAATCGCGTTGGTTCAATACTGTAGAATTTCGGCAGGCTGTAGCCTATGCAATTGACCGACAAACAATGATTAACAACACTTTTCGTGGTTTAGGTCAACCACAAAATTCACCCATTTCTGTACAAAGCCCTTATTATCTGTCGCCTAAAGAAGGACTAAAAGTTTATAACTACAATATAGAAAAGGCGAAGGAACTGTTACTAAAAGCAGGATTCAAATATAACAACAACCAACTAATTGATGCTCAAGGAAACCGCGTCCGCTTCTCGTTACTTACCAATGCTGGTAACAAAATCCGCGAAGCAATTGGATCGCAGATTAAACAAGACTTGAGTAAAATTGGTATTCAAGTTGATTTCACTCCTCTAGCATGGAATACTTACACAGATAAGCTGTCAAATTCATTAGACTGGGAAGTTTCTATGTTGGGTCTGACTGGTGGTTTAGAACCAAATGATGGAGCTAATGTCTGGTCGCCTGAAGGTGGATTACACATGTTTAATCAGAAACCTCAAGCTGGACAAAAGCCAATTGAAGGTTGGGAAGTGGCTCCCTGGGAAGCAGAAATCGCTAAGTTATACATTCAAGGAGCAAGGGAATTAGACCCAGCAAAGCGGAAAGAAATTTATGCCGAAACCCAAAGGATTACCCAAGAAAACTTACCGTTTATTTATCTAGTTAACCCCTTATCAATGTCAGCAGTTCGTAATCGCTTTGAAGGTATCCAATACTCTGCATTGGGTGGCGCATTCTGGAACATTCATGAAATCAAAATAACAAATTAG
- the ispF gene encoding 2-C-methyl-D-erythritol 2,4-cyclodiphosphate synthase: MTKIRIGNGYDIHRLVSDRALILGGIQIPHELGLLGHSDADVLTHAIMDAMLGALSLGDIGHYFPPSDPKWAGADSLVLLTQVHQLIRDQGWQIGNIDSVVVAERPKLKPHIHNMRDKLAAVLELQPNQIGIKATTNEKLGPVGREEGICAYAVVLLIASE, encoded by the coding sequence ATGACTAAAATTCGTATTGGTAACGGCTACGATATCCATCGATTAGTGAGCGATCGCGCTTTGATTTTAGGTGGAATTCAAATTCCCCATGAACTGGGTTTATTGGGGCACAGTGACGCTGATGTGTTAACACACGCGATTATGGATGCCATGCTTGGGGCATTATCTTTGGGCGATATTGGTCATTATTTTCCGCCTAGCGATCCCAAATGGGCGGGAGCAGATAGTTTAGTACTATTAACTCAAGTACATCAACTGATTCGGGATCAAGGCTGGCAGATCGGAAATATTGACTCGGTGGTAGTAGCAGAACGTCCAAAATTAAAACCACATATTCACAATATGCGCGACAAACTAGCGGCGGTTTTAGAATTACAACCAAATCAAATTGGTATCAAAGCTACTACCAACGAAAAATTAGGACCTGTTGGACGTGAAGAAGGTATATGTGCTTATGCTGTCGTCTTGTTAATTGCTTCAGAGTAA
- the trmD gene encoding tRNA (guanosine(37)-N1)-methyltransferase TrmD, whose protein sequence is MRFDIVTLFPDCFNSVLNSGLLGKALAKQIAEVHLINPRDFTTDKHRKVDDEPYGGGVGMLMKPEPIFTAVESLPILPRREVILMSPQGQTINQPLLKELVTNYDQLVVICGHYEGVDERVLHLVTREVSLGDFILTGGEIPAMALINGVVRLIPGTVAKTESLTAESFEEGLLDYPQYTRPANFRGLKVPDVLLSGNHAAIAKWRYEQQIQKTRDRRPDLLEKLQQGEKLQQGEQGKQGSRGAGEQGENNNF, encoded by the coding sequence GTGCGCTTTGATATAGTTACGCTTTTTCCTGACTGTTTTAACTCTGTTCTCAATTCTGGGCTGCTAGGTAAAGCTTTAGCCAAACAGATTGCCGAAGTGCATCTGATTAACCCACGAGACTTTACCACTGACAAGCACCGAAAGGTAGATGATGAACCTTATGGTGGCGGCGTTGGGATGCTAATGAAGCCAGAACCTATTTTTACCGCTGTCGAGTCGCTGCCAATTCTACCCCGAAGAGAAGTAATTTTGATGAGTCCACAAGGTCAAACAATCAATCAGCCTCTTTTGAAAGAATTGGTGACAAATTATGACCAGTTAGTAGTTATTTGCGGGCATTACGAAGGAGTGGATGAGAGGGTGCTGCATTTGGTAACTCGTGAAGTATCTTTAGGCGATTTTATTCTCACTGGTGGGGAAATTCCAGCAATGGCTTTGATTAATGGCGTGGTGCGGCTAATACCAGGAACCGTGGCCAAAACGGAGTCCCTCACAGCAGAAAGTTTTGAGGAAGGGTTATTGGACTATCCTCAATATACTCGTCCTGCCAATTTTCGCGGTTTGAAAGTGCCTGATGTTTTGCTCAGTGGGAATCACGCAGCGATCGCAAAGTGGCGTTACGAACAACAAATTCAAAAAACCCGCGATCGCCGCCCCGATCTTTTGGAGAAATTGCAGCAGGGGGAGAAATTGCAGCAGGGGGAGCAGGGGAAGCAGGGGAGCAGGGGAGCAGGGGAGCAGGGGGAGAATAATAATTTCTAG